In 'Nostoc azollae' 0708, the following are encoded in one genomic region:
- a CDS encoding peptidase domain-containing ABC transporter: MTYSNNAFTEFLNTVDGFELLSTADKNNLLSQQQALRYRIGQKIIGKEKLPDRIAIPYEGRVRLLAYHPQTKLPITLKILEPGAIIGEISLLRHISCETAIASTEVICLTFSTADYLGLLAQNSAFANARQNVSNLIEIFDILSPQLAQQANASLNLKEITQQIVSSVKIQHLPLGKTSFNQLETNRIWFVSGGGTISNIPPGSQLEPNNLRDIVEVTGNAPARLVGINAADLLFLNNDHTEEELPDNQEQIRDELEIPYASTEEVFASPTQTSQVKQKNKEYPFFRGQGELNSTLACFQMLAKHLEIPLRKEVIRRLLNEQIKRQGVISFQLCAYLGELIGLKTQLVDVPATSITRIPTPALIQYRDSFAVIYAVEANTVVLAVPSKGIINCKPGKLLEELETDETNLQPQLRALLFSATQETPQERFGLSWFLPYLSRYRRVLIEVFIASFFVQLAALANPLVIQLIIDKVIVQNSISTLNILGVLLLAVGVFEAILTTLRTYLFVDTTNRIDMSLGSQIIDHLLRLPLRYFERRPVGELSTRINELENIRQFLTGTALTVGLDAVFSVVYIIVMLFYSWQLTLVGLGTIPLFVVITLIAAPTVSRQLRAKAERNAETQSYLVEVMSGIQTVKAQNIELRSRFSWQERYARFVAAGFKTVITSTLANSTSQFLNKLSSLLVLWVGAYLVLQKELTLGELIAFRIISSYVTSPILRLAQIWQNFQETGLSLERLSDIIDTPREAELDRDNIPLPAILGAVKYENVSFRFAPSGPLQLNNVSLDFSAGRFVGIVGQSGSGKSTMMKLLLRLYNVQSGRILIDGYDISKVELYSVRRQIGVVPQDPLLFDGTVQENIALTNPDATTEEIIEAARIAVAHEFIMNLPNGYNTRVGERGSALSGGQRQRVAIARSILQKPKLLVLDEATSALDYPTERQICLNLARAFQETTVFFITHRINTVSNANTIVVMDGGRVIEQGSHRELMTVKGYYFYLYQQQEVNF, encoded by the coding sequence ATGACTTATAGTAATAACGCCTTTACTGAATTTCTCAATACCGTTGACGGATTTGAACTACTATCGACAGCGGACAAAAATAATTTACTTTCACAACAGCAAGCTTTACGCTACCGTATAGGTCAAAAAATAATTGGTAAAGAAAAACTACCCGATCGCATAGCAATTCCTTATGAAGGAAGAGTGCGGTTATTAGCATATCACCCTCAGACTAAATTGCCAATTACTTTAAAAATACTAGAACCCGGAGCAATAATTGGGGAGATTAGTTTATTAAGGCATATTTCCTGTGAAACAGCTATCGCATCCACCGAAGTTATCTGTTTAACCTTCAGCACAGCCGATTACTTAGGTTTACTTGCCCAAAATTCGGCATTTGCAAATGCGCGTCAGAACGTGAGTAATTTAATCGAAATATTCGATATTCTCAGTCCACAGTTAGCCCAACAAGCCAATGCTAGTTTAAATTTAAAAGAAATTACCCAACAAATTGTATCAAGTGTAAAAATCCAGCACCTACCACTAGGAAAAACTTCCTTTAACCAACTGGAAACTAATCGCATCTGGTTCGTCAGCGGTGGTGGGACAATAAGTAATATTCCCCCTGGTTCTCAGTTAGAACCTAACAACTTAAGAGATATTGTAGAGGTAACGGGGAACGCTCCAGCAAGGTTAGTAGGGATCAATGCCGCAGACTTATTATTCTTGAATAATGATCATACAGAAGAAGAACTTCCAGACAATCAAGAACAAATCAGAGATGAGTTAGAGATTCCCTACGCATCAACAGAAGAAGTTTTTGCCTCACCAACCCAAACATCACAAGTTAAACAAAAAAATAAAGAATATCCATTTTTTCGCGGACAGGGTGAATTAAATTCTACTCTTGCCTGTTTCCAAATGCTGGCCAAGCACTTAGAAATTCCCTTGCGTAAAGAAGTAATCCGTCGGCTTTTAAACGAGCAAATTAAACGCCAGGGTGTCATATCTTTTCAACTTTGTGCTTATTTAGGAGAATTAATTGGCCTCAAAACCCAATTAGTAGATGTTCCTGCTACCTCTATTACACGGATCCCCACACCAGCATTAATTCAATATAGAGATAGTTTTGCTGTCATCTATGCAGTAGAAGCAAATACAGTAGTTTTAGCTGTGCCATCAAAAGGTATCATCAATTGCAAACCCGGCAAACTACTCGAAGAATTAGAAACTGATGAAACCAACTTACAGCCACAACTAAGGGCACTATTATTTAGTGCGACACAAGAAACACCCCAAGAACGCTTTGGTTTAAGCTGGTTTTTACCATATCTATCACGTTACCGTCGAGTCTTAATAGAAGTATTCATTGCGTCATTTTTTGTACAACTGGCAGCATTAGCCAATCCTCTAGTTATTCAGTTAATCATTGATAAAGTCATTGTTCAAAATAGTATTAGTACCCTGAATATTTTAGGAGTTCTACTATTAGCCGTTGGTGTATTTGAAGCAATTCTCACCACATTACGGACTTACTTATTTGTAGATACGACTAATCGGATTGATATGAGCCTGGGGTCACAAATTATTGACCACTTACTCAGATTACCATTGCGCTATTTTGAACGCCGACCAGTAGGTGAACTCTCTACTCGTATCAATGAATTAGAAAATATCCGTCAGTTCCTCACAGGTACGGCTTTAACAGTGGGATTAGATGCAGTATTCTCGGTGGTTTATATCATCGTTATGCTGTTTTATAGTTGGCAACTGACCTTAGTTGGGTTAGGGACAATTCCTCTATTTGTGGTCATTACATTAATTGCCGCTCCCACAGTAAGTCGACAGCTACGAGCCAAAGCTGAACGCAACGCCGAAACTCAATCTTATTTAGTTGAGGTCATGTCAGGCATTCAAACAGTAAAAGCGCAAAATATTGAGTTGCGCTCGCGTTTTTCCTGGCAAGAACGTTATGCAAGGTTTGTGGCCGCAGGGTTTAAAACTGTGATAACTTCCACTTTGGCTAATTCCACCAGTCAGTTTCTCAATAAACTAAGCAGCTTACTAGTTTTGTGGGTAGGAGCTTATTTAGTATTACAAAAAGAGTTAACTTTAGGGGAATTAATCGCCTTTAGAATTATCTCAAGTTACGTTACTAGCCCCATCTTGCGTTTAGCACAAATCTGGCAAAACTTCCAAGAAACAGGATTATCCTTAGAACGATTAAGCGATATTATTGATACACCAAGAGAAGCAGAATTAGACAGAGATAATATCCCCTTACCTGCAATACTTGGGGCTGTAAAATATGAAAATGTTTCTTTCCGATTTGCTCCTAGTGGACCACTGCAACTGAACAATGTTAGCCTCGACTTTTCAGCGGGTAGGTTTGTGGGTATTGTTGGGCAAAGTGGTTCCGGTAAAAGCACAATGATGAAATTACTGCTCAGACTTTATAATGTCCAATCTGGCAGAATTTTGATTGATGGTTATGACATTAGCAAAGTTGAACTTTATTCTGTGCGTAGACAAATTGGTGTCGTTCCGCAAGACCCACTATTGTTTGATGGCACAGTTCAGGAAAACATTGCCCTGACAAATCCTGATGCAACAACAGAAGAAATTATCGAAGCTGCACGAATTGCTGTTGCTCACGAATTTATCATGAACCTGCCCAATGGTTATAACACCAGAGTTGGAGAAAGAGGTTCAGCCCTCTCTGGGGGGCAAAGACAGAGAGTTGCGATCGCACGTTCAATTTTACAAAAACCTAAATTATTAGTATTGGACGAAGCTACCAGCGCCTTAGATTATCCCACCGAAAGACAAATATGTCTCAATTTAGCCAGAGCATTTCAAGAAACAACCGTCTTCTTTATTACTCACCGTATTAATACAGTTAGTAATGCCAATACAATTGTTGTCATGGATGGTGGTCGTGTAATTGAACAAGGTAGCCATCGAGAATTAATGACTGTTAAAGGGTATTATTTTTACCTTTATCAACAACAAGAAGTTAATTTTTAA
- a CDS encoding peptidylprolyl isomerase encodes MNPVLQFGDASGEERSHLLTAPEVLELLGKYQLIPPLLKEVVIDQAIAQIECTPQEEKLACEQLAQQYQGRQEQNISSEQLNTMAIRQLKLEKFKEATWGQDLHSYFFQRKSQLDRVIYSLITTYEIGIAQEIYFRIQEGEQSFAQLAREYAQGTEAQTDGLVGPVELQSLHPRLIQILSVSQPQQLSPPNQIGEWIVIVRLEKFLPAQLDRPMHQRLLNERFQSWLQAQIAAQNWQIKQLDM; translated from the coding sequence ATGAATCCAGTTCTGCAATTTGGCGATGCCTCCGGCGAGGAAAGATCTCACTTACTCACAGCCCCAGAAGTTCTGGAATTACTGGGCAAATACCAATTAATCCCTCCATTACTTAAAGAGGTAGTTATTGACCAAGCGATCGCACAGATTGAGTGTACGCCACAAGAAGAAAAACTTGCCTGTGAACAGTTAGCTCAACAATATCAAGGGCGACAAGAACAGAATATAAGTTCTGAACAGTTGAATACAATGGCAATTCGCCAACTCAAACTGGAGAAGTTCAAAGAAGCTACTTGGGGACAAGATTTACACTCTTACTTTTTCCAGCGCAAATCCCAGTTGGATCGAGTTATCTACTCCCTAATCACCACCTATGAAATTGGTATTGCCCAAGAAATTTATTTCCGGATCCAAGAAGGAGAACAATCTTTTGCTCAACTAGCACGGGAATATGCCCAAGGGACTGAAGCTCAAACAGATGGTTTAGTTGGACCGGTGGAACTACAATCTCTTCATCCACGGTTGATACAAATCTTGTCTGTGAGCCAACCACAGCAACTTTCACCACCCAATCAAATAGGAGAATGGATAGTAATTGTCCGTCTAGAAAAGTTCTTACCTGCCCAATTAGATCGTCCTATGCATCAGCGATTGCTCAATGAACGGTTTCAGAGTTGGCTACAAGCACAAATAGCCGCACAAAACTGGCAAATTAAGCAATTAGATATGTGA
- a CDS encoding FG-GAP repeat domain-containing protein gives MGDFNSDGKPDLPAGSLTPGKNDLHVLLRNLNDSFNTPTFTYTIGQTTRALTLGDFKEDGWTDLALVRSGQTKVVVRFTTGTGSSGELILANMEREQRDFVRWGKNCALTKPKTGIDTNHLPYY, from the coding sequence CTGGGAGACTTCAACAGTGATGGGAAGCCAGACTTACCAGCAGGGTCACTTACACCTGGCAAAAATGATCTTCACGTGTTATTACGTAATTTAAATGATAGTTTTAATACCCCTACTTTCACATACACAATCGGTCAGACTACCCGCGCACTTACTCTCGGTGACTTCAAAGAAGATGGATGGACAGATTTGGCACTAGTCAGGTCTGGACAAACCAAGGTTGTCGTGCGATTTACTACTGGCACAGGTAGCTCTGGAGAACTTATTCTTGCTAACATGGAAAGGGAGCAACGCGATTTTGTGAGGTGGGGTAAAAACTGTGCGCTCACTAAACCTAAAACAGGCATCGATACAAATCATTTACCTTACTACTAA
- a CDS encoding FG-GAP repeat domain-containing protein, protein MGDLTGDSKLDVVVANYGDENVSVLLGDGTGSFGAAANFSVGTLGPLVSVSVFTGDFDSDGDLDLATANTDLTTFSSSNISILSGNGDGTFNTVKNSIMLFLKLDYLRPHWETSTVMGSQTYQQGHLHLAKMIFTCYYVI, encoded by the coding sequence TTGGGAGACCTCACCGGAGACAGCAAGCTAGATGTAGTAGTAGCGAACTATGGTGATGAAAATGTCTCAGTCCTATTGGGCGATGGCACAGGAAGCTTCGGCGCTGCTGCTAACTTTAGTGTAGGAACTTTGGGTCCTTTGGTGTCTGTATCAGTATTTACAGGAGACTTCGACAGTGATGGCGACCTGGACTTGGCAACAGCAAACACTGACTTGACAACTTTCAGTAGCAGCAATATCTCAATCCTTTCAGGTAATGGGGATGGTACTTTCAACACAGTCAAGAATTCAATTATGCTATTCCTCAAGCTGGACTACTTGCGACCGCACTGGGAGACTTCAACAGTGATGGGAAGCCAGACTTACCAGCAGGGTCACTTACACCTGGCAAAAATGATCTTCACGTGTTATTACGTAATTTAA
- a CDS encoding COP23 domain-containing protein, with product MPSQSVQFLLLSSLSISLLVGNSVACAQTDSVVVPTVPSGSPTNIPTSRTLDSSKRFSCQYYNGQYTVMYQPQSQPGQFFAWAAPQNMGGGWDAQKRCDAIANRLELYRPDGLQELQIGVENNENIICVTTEANSGCRIVLTVPRGKDPYAVRSSVFNNLANADNGQQTISVNTYTNGNPAGSNELDNLGRSLLGRNNRASSSRSGINLKPFLDPKDGGTASKLRNGVSIHRQSQPQNRTILNPRRFR from the coding sequence ATGCCATCACAATCAGTTCAGTTCTTATTGTTGAGTAGTCTGAGTATATCCTTACTTGTAGGAAATTCTGTAGCTTGTGCCCAAACTGATAGTGTTGTTGTTCCCACTGTACCATCAGGCTCACCCACCAATATACCGACTTCCAGAACTTTGGATAGTAGCAAAAGATTCAGTTGTCAATATTACAACGGTCAATATACCGTAATGTACCAGCCCCAAAGTCAACCAGGTCAATTTTTTGCTTGGGCTGCACCACAAAACATGGGTGGTGGTTGGGATGCTCAAAAACGATGTGATGCGATCGCCAATCGGTTAGAATTATATCGCCCAGACGGCTTACAAGAACTCCAGATAGGTGTAGAAAATAACGAAAATATTATCTGTGTCACTACTGAGGCTAACTCCGGTTGTCGCATTGTTCTCACCGTGCCTCGTGGTAAAGATCCTTATGCTGTCCGAAGTAGTGTTTTCAATAACTTAGCTAATGCTGATAACGGACAACAAACCATATCTGTTAACACTTATACTAATGGCAACCCAGCAGGATCTAACGAATTAGACAATTTAGGACGCAGCCTTTTAGGTCGTAATAATCGTGCTAGTTCATCCAGAAGTGGAATTAATTTGAAACCATTCCTAGATCCCAAAGATGGCGGCACAGCCAGTAAACTGCGAAATGGAGTATCAATTCATCGTCAGTCCCAACCACAAAATCGTACTATCTTGAATCCCCGCCGATTCCGCTAA
- a CDS encoding TerC family protein has translation MLDHIFDYLHFHFTIEAPIVLLILVFLEAVLSADNAIALAAIAQGLEDKTLERQALNIGLVFAYVLRITLLLTATWVQKFWQFELLGAAYLLWLVFQHFSQEEEENHHHGPRFNSLWQAIPVIAFTDLAFSLDSVTTAIAVSQEWWLVITGTTIGIVALRFMAGLFIRWLDEYENLEDAGYITVAFVGLRLLLKVINDDLVPPQWIMVSAIAIILGWGFSKRTLIKSVAEEPEKSEVSK, from the coding sequence ATGTTAGACCACATTTTTGATTATTTACACTTTCATTTCACCATTGAAGCCCCGATAGTATTGCTAATCTTGGTTTTCCTAGAAGCGGTGCTATCTGCTGATAATGCGATCGCCCTCGCTGCAATCGCTCAAGGACTGGAAGACAAAACTCTAGAACGTCAAGCCCTAAATATCGGGTTAGTTTTTGCCTATGTCCTGCGAATCACGCTGTTACTAACAGCTACGTGGGTACAAAAATTCTGGCAATTTGAACTACTGGGGGCTGCTTACCTGCTGTGGCTAGTGTTCCAACACTTTTCACAAGAAGAGGAAGAAAATCACCATCACGGTCCGCGTTTTAATTCTTTGTGGCAAGCTATACCTGTCATTGCTTTTACTGATTTGGCGTTTTCCTTGGATAGTGTAACAACTGCGATCGCTGTTTCTCAAGAATGGTGGTTGGTAATTACAGGAACAACCATCGGTATTGTGGCACTCCGCTTTATGGCTGGATTATTTATTCGCTGGTTAGATGAATATGAAAACTTAGAAGATGCTGGTTATATTACTGTAGCCTTTGTGGGTTTACGCCTGCTGCTCAAAGTCATCAACGATGACTTAGTTCCACCCCAATGGATTATGGTTAGTGCGATCGCTATCATCTTAGGCTGGGGATTTTCCAAACGCACACTCATAAAATCAGTTGCAGAAGAACCCGAAAAAAGTGAAGTGTCCAAGTAG
- the ndk gene encoding nucleoside-diphosphate kinase, whose protein sequence is MERTFLAIKPDGVQRRLVGEIIRRFETKGFTLIALKFQKVSRELAEQHYAVHRERPFFPSLVEFITSGPVVAMVWEGDGVIASARKIIGATNPLNSEPGTIRGDFGINVGRNLIHGSDAPETAQYEIALWFKDEELVAWQPQLTPWLHE, encoded by the coding sequence TTGGAACGCACATTTTTAGCAATCAAGCCTGATGGAGTCCAGCGCAGACTGGTAGGTGAAATTATCCGTCGCTTTGAAACTAAAGGCTTTACCCTCATTGCCTTGAAGTTTCAAAAAGTCAGCCGGGAATTAGCTGAGCAACATTATGCTGTTCACCGGGAAAGACCTTTCTTCCCTAGTTTGGTAGAATTTATCACTTCTGGACCTGTTGTAGCGATGGTCTGGGAAGGTGATGGTGTTATTGCTTCTGCCAGAAAAATTATTGGTGCAACAAACCCCTTAAATTCAGAACCAGGAACAATTCGCGGCGATTTTGGTATTAATGTTGGTCGCAACTTGATCCACGGTTCTGATGCTCCTGAAACTGCACAATATGAAATTGCGCTGTGGTTTAAGGATGAAGAATTAGTTGCTTGGCAACCACAGTTAACTCCTTGGTTACATGAGTAG